Proteins encoded within one genomic window of Bacillus sp. F19:
- a CDS encoding PAS domain S-box protein — MKQETESVYQVLPQAELFAVMNDNGRFQFMSLNSEEHLGFTSAEFIGTSLKDYVHKDDLFLVESYFYNEHHLHPCTFRFLLKNGAFIWLEATVDFIKSTSGKENQIILKIRLLKSHEQEFFSKPVQMNNPLLIDEAKEININASELLKRMPCPLFISQKGQLCYVNQALIDLLGGSSKEDLLGKDVLDIIDHDYHDIVKNRIQRMQRGAYVGQIEQTWRRLDGSPVEVEIKAAPAVFNNQPAELVVLLDISSRKKFQKILQKSRERYQLLIQNSIDTIAVIHGEKWVFINESGVKLFQADDYPDMLGKNIFSSLDPEYHEQVKEKLQNIVHLRTDVEVTKQSWHTYKSSTIYTEMVCIPTTYFGEPAVQVILRDISDRKKAEELMLRSEKLSVAGQLAAGIAHEIRNPLTAIKGFLQLMRSEGKGEMTYFDIVFSELNRIELILSELLMLAKPQERVLKQTNLLTLIQDVATLLETQAIMNNVMIVHQHPHDQMSINCDQNQIKQVFINLIKNAIDSMPNGGKVTLSSRQEGDYILMNVKDEGEGIPAEVLKKIGEPFFTTKEKGTGLGLMITYKIIENHKGSMSIESEFGRGTVFTLKLPSAEAEKN, encoded by the coding sequence ATGAAGCAGGAGACAGAAAGCGTATATCAAGTATTGCCGCAGGCGGAATTATTTGCAGTTATGAACGATAATGGAAGATTTCAATTCATGTCTTTGAACAGTGAAGAGCATTTGGGCTTTACCAGTGCAGAATTCATTGGAACTTCTTTGAAGGATTATGTCCATAAAGATGATTTGTTTTTAGTTGAGAGCTATTTTTACAACGAACACCACCTCCATCCATGCACGTTTCGTTTTTTATTGAAGAATGGAGCGTTTATTTGGCTTGAAGCAACTGTTGACTTTATCAAATCAACTTCAGGGAAAGAAAATCAGATCATCCTTAAGATTAGACTGCTTAAATCACACGAGCAGGAGTTCTTTTCAAAGCCCGTTCAAATGAATAATCCGCTTTTAATCGATGAGGCAAAGGAAATAAACATAAACGCAAGTGAATTGCTTAAGAGAATGCCATGCCCCTTATTTATCTCGCAAAAAGGTCAATTATGCTATGTGAATCAGGCTTTAATTGATTTGTTAGGGGGAAGCTCAAAGGAAGATCTGCTTGGGAAAGACGTGCTGGATATTATCGATCATGATTATCATGACATTGTCAAAAACCGCATTCAAAGAATGCAGCGGGGGGCGTATGTCGGCCAGATCGAACAAACATGGAGAAGGCTTGACGGGTCTCCTGTTGAAGTCGAGATAAAGGCAGCACCTGCTGTTTTTAATAATCAGCCTGCAGAACTTGTTGTCCTTCTTGATATTTCTTCAAGGAAAAAGTTTCAGAAAATCCTGCAAAAAAGCCGAGAGCGGTATCAGCTGCTCATTCAAAACTCCATCGATACGATTGCCGTCATACACGGGGAAAAGTGGGTGTTTATTAATGAATCGGGTGTAAAGCTTTTTCAAGCAGATGATTATCCTGATATGCTCGGAAAAAACATCTTTTCTTCTCTCGATCCGGAATATCATGAGCAAGTAAAAGAAAAATTGCAAAACATAGTTCATTTGAGAACGGATGTTGAAGTAACAAAGCAATCATGGCATACATATAAGAGCAGCACAATCTATACGGAAATGGTCTGCATCCCAACGACATATTTTGGCGAACCTGCTGTTCAGGTTATTTTAAGAGACATCTCGGATCGTAAAAAAGCAGAGGAGTTAATGCTTCGTTCAGAAAAATTGTCCGTTGCAGGACAGCTTGCAGCAGGAATAGCCCATGAAATCCGGAATCCGCTGACAGCAATCAAAGGGTTTTTGCAGCTCATGCGTTCTGAAGGAAAAGGGGAGATGACCTACTTTGACATTGTCTTCTCCGAATTAAACCGGATTGAACTCATCTTGAGCGAACTGCTTATGCTTGCCAAACCTCAGGAAAGAGTCTTGAAGCAAACAAATTTATTAACACTGATTCAGGATGTTGCAACTCTTCTTGAAACACAGGCTATCATGAATAATGTCATGATTGTACATCAGCACCCGCATGATCAGATGAGCATCAATTGTGATCAGAATCAAATCAAACAAGTCTTTATCAATTTAATAAAAAATGCAATAGACTCCATGCCTAATGGCGGGAAAGTGACGCTGTCCTCCAGGCAAGAAGGTGACTATATACTCATGAATGTAAAAGACGAGGGTGAGGGTATTCCGGCTGAAGTGCTGAAAAAAATTGGCGAGCCATTTTTTACAACGAAGGAAAAGGGAACAGGTCTTGGCTTAATGATCACATATAAAATTATTGAAAACCACAAAGGCAGCATGTCCATTGAAAGCGAGTTTGGACGGGGCACTGTCTTCACATTGAAATTGCCATCGGCTGAAGCCGAAAAAAACTAG
- a CDS encoding aminotransferase A, whose amino-acid sequence MEHLINKNVKNIQISGIRQFFNMVSEFEDTISLTIGQPDFFTPAHVKEAAIQAIDENFTTYTHNAGYLELRKAAADFIKVKYDLVYDPDNEIIVTSGASQAIDISFRAILEEGSEVILPGPVYPGYEPIISLCGAVPVHVDTADHDFRLTAELIKLKITENTRCIVLPYPSNPTGVTLHEDELKKIADVIRGRDIFVLSDEIYSELVFNGKHHSIAKFLPEQTIVINGLSKSHSMTGFRIGLLYAPAVIAKHVLKVHQYNVSCASSISQKAAYQALTDGINDAVPMNEEYEKRMNYVYERLVSMGLQTVKPDGSFYIFPSIKQFNVSSFDFAYSLAKDGGVAVVPGTAFSKYGEGFIRISYACSYEQLEQALNRMEKYLSSLR is encoded by the coding sequence ATGGAACATCTCATTAATAAAAACGTGAAGAATATTCAAATTTCGGGGATACGGCAGTTTTTCAATATGGTTTCTGAATTTGAGGACACAATCTCGCTTACAATCGGACAGCCTGATTTTTTCACCCCTGCTCATGTAAAAGAAGCAGCAATTCAAGCAATAGATGAAAATTTCACGACCTATACTCACAATGCGGGGTATTTAGAACTCAGGAAGGCAGCTGCTGACTTTATTAAAGTGAAATATGATTTAGTTTATGATCCGGATAATGAAATTATCGTGACGTCCGGGGCCAGCCAGGCCATAGATATTTCCTTCAGGGCAATCCTTGAAGAAGGCAGTGAAGTAATCCTGCCGGGCCCTGTTTACCCTGGGTATGAACCGATTATTTCCCTTTGCGGAGCAGTACCTGTTCATGTTGATACTGCTGACCATGATTTCAGGTTAACGGCTGAACTAATCAAACTGAAAATAACGGAAAATACCCGCTGCATTGTCCTTCCTTATCCTTCCAATCCAACGGGTGTGACTTTGCACGAGGATGAGCTGAAGAAAATAGCCGATGTCATCAGGGGCAGGGATATCTTTGTTCTTTCGGATGAAATCTACAGTGAGCTTGTTTTTAACGGGAAGCATCATTCAATTGCCAAATTCTTGCCCGAACAGACCATCGTCATCAATGGATTATCCAAATCCCACAGTATGACAGGGTTTAGAATCGGTCTGTTATATGCTCCTGCTGTTATTGCAAAGCATGTTTTAAAAGTACATCAGTATAATGTCTCCTGCGCTTCTTCTATTTCTCAAAAAGCGGCATATCAAGCACTTACTGATGGGATTAATGATGCTGTTCCAATGAATGAGGAGTACGAAAAACGGATGAATTATGTGTATGAACGATTGGTAAGCATGGGTCTGCAAACCGTTAAACCCGATGGTTCCTTTTATATCTTTCCGAGCATCAAGCAATTCAATGTTTCTTCGTTTGATTTTGCTTATTCTTTGGCAAAAGATGGAGGAGTTGCGGTTGTTCCTGGAACCGCCTTTTCAAAATACGGGGAAGGATTTATCCGGATTTCCTATGCCTGCAGCTATGAACAGCTTGAGCAGGCATTGAATCGTATGGAAAAGTATCTGTCATCATTAAGGTAG
- the corA gene encoding magnesium/cobalt transporter CorA, whose protein sequence is MIRTLAVQSTGAVIYDLPLKELKNPDIKWYWVDFQDPTAEETKLLSKFFKFHPLAIEDCVEFVQRPKIDTYDTCLFVVMHSIQQKTLEAEELDLFVAKNYAVTFHKRSIRDLNNIWFKLKKDSLLQEGGPSLLMHQLMDQLVDEYFPPVYKLEDHLNEIEENTKDLTISELMEGVFDIRTDLYMLRRTIIPMRDLLYRIISSSSLKAYIKDEIYFQDIYDHLLKLVEMIDANRELSADIRDSYLSISSDRMNRVMMTLTVISSIFLPLTFIAGLYGMNFQYMPELTGKYNYFIVVAIMVFIAAGMIYFFAKMGWFRYHKGTKL, encoded by the coding sequence ATGATACGTACACTTGCCGTTCAATCAACTGGAGCAGTCATTTATGACCTGCCGCTAAAAGAATTAAAAAATCCCGACATCAAATGGTATTGGGTGGACTTTCAGGATCCGACAGCAGAAGAGACGAAGCTGTTAAGCAAGTTTTTTAAATTTCACCCGCTTGCCATTGAAGACTGTGTGGAATTTGTTCAGAGACCAAAAATAGATACATATGATACCTGCCTATTTGTTGTCATGCATTCGATTCAGCAAAAAACATTAGAAGCTGAAGAGCTGGATCTTTTTGTAGCAAAAAATTACGCTGTAACCTTTCATAAAAGATCGATTCGTGATTTAAATAATATTTGGTTCAAACTAAAAAAAGACTCTCTTCTTCAGGAAGGCGGGCCATCACTCTTAATGCATCAGCTGATGGATCAGCTTGTGGATGAATATTTTCCGCCTGTTTACAAGCTTGAAGATCATTTAAACGAGATAGAGGAGAACACAAAAGACTTGACTATCAGTGAATTAATGGAAGGCGTTTTTGATATCCGAACAGATTTGTACATGCTGAGAAGAACAATCATTCCAATGCGCGATTTATTGTACCGCATCATCAGCTCAAGCAGCTTAAAGGCCTATATAAAAGATGAAATCTACTTTCAGGACATATATGATCACCTTTTGAAACTAGTCGAAATGATTGATGCCAACCGTGAGCTCAGTGCGGATATTCGCGACAGTTATCTATCAATCAGCTCTGACAGAATGAACAGAGTCATGATGACGCTGACCGTGATTTCGTCCATTTTTCTCCCCCTCACATTTATTGCAGGGCTCTATGGCATGAATTTTCAATATATGCCGGAGCTGACCGGAAAATATAATTACTTTATTGTTGTCGCCATTATGGTATTCATTGCAGCCGGCATGATTTACTTCTTTGCAAAAATGGGCTGGTTCAGGTATCACAAGGGCACTAAACTATAA
- a CDS encoding TIGR00725 family protein, which yields MSVKRIAVIGQSGEIPEDIQLISEEVGAEIALRNAVLLTGGGSGVMEAASKGAKDAGGLVIGILAGDETHVANDYLDVPITTGLSFDYRSLILIHSSDAIIMIRGGNGTLGELSAAYMNKKPVVVIETSGGWAAKVKEVAFEGAYLDERRTVEIHYANTAKMAVDRAFLRIEHPLDEGKNTGIIGD from the coding sequence ATGAGCGTGAAGAGAATTGCTGTAATCGGCCAATCTGGAGAAATTCCCGAAGACATTCAATTAATAAGTGAAGAGGTTGGAGCAGAAATTGCATTGAGAAATGCAGTGCTGCTGACTGGCGGCGGCAGCGGCGTGATGGAAGCAGCATCGAAAGGGGCAAAAGATGCAGGCGGACTTGTTATCGGCATTCTTGCAGGAGATGAAACACACGTTGCCAATGACTATCTGGATGTTCCGATCACAACCGGCTTGTCCTTTGATTACCGAAGCTTAATATTAATTCATTCGTCAGACGCCATCATAATGATTCGGGGCGGAAACGGAACGCTTGGAGAACTGTCAGCCGCATATATGAACAAAAAGCCTGTTGTCGTCATCGAAACATCCGGCGGATGGGCGGCCAAAGTAAAAGAAGTGGCCTTTGAAGGCGCCTATCTTGATGAGAGAAGAACCGTAGAAATTCACTATGCAAACACCGCAAAAATGGCTGTAGACAGAGCATTCTTGCGAATTGAACATCCTCTAGATGAAGGGAAGAATACCGGAATCATCGGAGATTAA
- a CDS encoding transporter produces the protein MAGGGFGPRGGMPPGPPPGFGGGQGQGPTGPPPSYIPQQSPSLYAVDPGAIRGCLFRYTYVWLNNGRSFWFYPTFVGRTSVAGYRWRPRQFRWVYFGIDTQRIASFSCR, from the coding sequence ATGGCAGGCGGAGGATTTGGACCAAGAGGCGGAATGCCGCCAGGACCCCCGCCTGGATTTGGAGGAGGACAGGGACAGGGACCAACAGGACCGCCGCCAAGTTATATTCCCCAGCAATCACCTTCCCTGTATGCTGTTGATCCAGGAGCCATCAGGGGCTGTTTGTTCAGGTATACGTACGTTTGGCTGAACAACGGCAGAAGTTTTTGGTTTTACCCAACCTTTGTAGGCAGAACATCTGTTGCAGGATACAGATGGAGACCACGCCAATTCAGATGGGTCTACTTCGGCATAGATACTCAGCGAATTGCTTCATTCTCTTGCCGTTAA
- a CDS encoding ATP-binding protein — MLSIIKPLLVNITILFSLTFNANLFFPFNTKLKASVKQRVIYGLISAFGALLCMAYPIETLGETYFDLRMVFVLITTLYSGWISGGIVLIVTCLARYLIGGDFYLIGIIVTLTAFLMGLLFRKYFFQSELKYISGTIVVGVYFLFYISIIYTYINFLEFQFYLVYFLAFYLSCLSMIFIIESLIKTNKQFDEMVYVDKLTTIGQMAAAIAHEIRNPITTVRGFIQYIQQDTKDDNLKKFSPLILDELDRTNKIITDYLQLAKPHHHALTKIEIDRVLEDIIQLLKPLGSYSNVTFSYQSEEKSSVYGDIALLKQSLMNVIKNGIEAMEHGGEIQITKKTNYMNGTVIIVVKDTGKGMTEEELQHLGLPFYTTKSKGTGLGSMITNRLIREMKGTVEYESEFGKGTTVTISLHLFQ, encoded by the coding sequence GTGTTATCTATTATCAAACCTCTGCTTGTTAACATTACGATATTATTTTCACTGACCTTTAACGCAAACCTTTTTTTCCCTTTTAATACAAAGCTGAAGGCATCTGTAAAACAAAGGGTCATATACGGATTGATCAGTGCTTTTGGGGCCTTGCTCTGTATGGCCTATCCCATAGAAACGCTTGGAGAGACTTATTTTGATTTAAGAATGGTCTTTGTCCTGATTACAACCCTTTATTCAGGCTGGATTTCAGGTGGAATTGTCCTTATTGTAACATGTCTTGCAAGATATTTGATCGGGGGAGATTTCTACCTGATCGGCATCATTGTCACTCTGACAGCCTTTTTAATGGGGCTCTTGTTCAGAAAGTATTTTTTCCAGTCAGAATTGAAATACATAAGCGGGACGATTGTAGTTGGTGTCTATTTTCTTTTCTATATTTCAATCATCTATACGTATATTAACTTTCTGGAATTTCAATTTTATTTAGTCTACTTTTTGGCGTTTTATCTTTCCTGCTTGTCTATGATTTTTATCATTGAAAGTTTGATTAAAACCAATAAGCAATTCGATGAAATGGTTTATGTGGATAAACTGACGACAATTGGCCAGATGGCAGCTGCCATTGCTCATGAAATCAGAAATCCAATCACAACGGTCAGAGGATTCATTCAATATATCCAGCAGGATACAAAGGATGATAATTTAAAGAAATTTTCTCCCTTAATTCTGGATGAATTAGACCGGACCAATAAAATCATCACGGACTATTTACAGCTTGCAAAACCGCATCATCATGCATTGACAAAAATAGAAATCGATCGTGTTTTAGAAGACATTATTCAGCTTTTAAAACCGCTTGGATCTTATTCAAATGTAACTTTTTCTTATCAAAGCGAAGAAAAAAGCTCTGTATACGGCGATATTGCACTTTTGAAGCAATCTTTAATGAATGTGATTAAAAATGGAATTGAAGCCATGGAACATGGCGGCGAGATTCAAATTACGAAAAAAACAAATTATATGAACGGTACAGTGATCATTGTCGTTAAAGATACAGGAAAAGGCATGACAGAAGAAGAGCTGCAGCATTTAGGCCTTCCATTTTATACGACAAAATCAAAAGGCACAGGCCTGGGTTCCATGATTACGAATCGGCTCATCCGTGAAATGAAGGGCACGGTAGAATATGAAAGCGAGTTTGGAAAAGGAACAACTGTGACAATCAGCCTTCATTTGTTCCAATAA
- a CDS encoding DinB family protein produces the protein MRTIEEMKNHYKNFDSWVLSLKQLSHEEWLHPIDDGKWSSAEIISHIIAWDRFTLDQRLGKLMGNDVLDPFPDFQSINDRAAEYAKSGVTKDELIDEFIQVRSAAVEGFLTFEEEVHQFHFKIGNHPFTIASYMDDFIGHDLHHKAQIDAFLAKNESSGIA, from the coding sequence ATGAGAACAATTGAAGAAATGAAAAATCATTATAAAAACTTTGATTCCTGGGTGCTGTCGTTAAAACAGCTGAGTCATGAAGAATGGCTTCATCCTATTGATGATGGGAAATGGTCTTCTGCAGAAATCATCTCTCATATCATTGCCTGGGACAGGTTTACGTTAGATCAGAGACTTGGAAAGCTTATGGGAAATGACGTACTGGATCCTTTTCCTGATTTTCAAAGTATAAATGATCGGGCAGCGGAATATGCAAAAAGCGGTGTGACTAAGGATGAGCTGATTGATGAATTTATTCAGGTTCGCTCTGCTGCAGTTGAGGGCTTTCTTACATTTGAAGAGGAAGTACATCAGTTTCACTTTAAAATTGGGAATCATCCATTTACAATTGCAAGCTATATGGATGATTTTATAGGACATGATCTCCACCATAAAGCTCAAATTGATGCCTTCCTCGCAAAAAACGAAAGCAGCGGGATTGCATGA
- a CDS encoding NCS2 family permease has translation MHKYFQLKQHDTTVKKELLAGIVSFFTIVYIVVVNGAILADAGIPIEAGIIATILTSFAGCILMGFIGNTPIILVPGMGVNALFTYTICGSMGLSWQEGLAVVFVSGILFAIVAFTKLSGIISASIPNSLKEAITVGIGIFLTFIGLQKGGIVTGSDTTFVKLGDFTDPHVIVTLITLLITITLFARNIPGNFLISILLGTAIAAGFGLINNSTQGAASQFSIGAYFEVFGAMSFEKITDLAFWTATFSLTMVIVFENIGLVHGHVNMINRPDRYKGSLRANAISAITAGLFGTSPTVSTVETAAGISAGGRTGLTAITTGLLFLSSLFFLPYIKMIPDSAIAPILILIGGLMIQNIQNIDLKDFTESFPAFLIIALIPLTYSIVDGMAFGFIAYPILKMVMKRSREVALPLYVIALLFLANFITHTI, from the coding sequence TTGCATAAGTACTTTCAGCTTAAGCAACATGACACGACTGTCAAAAAAGAGCTGCTTGCAGGAATTGTTTCCTTCTTTACAATCGTGTACATTGTTGTCGTAAATGGAGCGATTCTCGCTGATGCCGGTATACCGATTGAAGCAGGAATCATTGCAACCATCTTAACTTCATTTGCAGGATGCATTTTGATGGGTTTTATTGGAAATACCCCCATCATTCTTGTTCCCGGAATGGGTGTTAATGCACTGTTTACGTACACAATCTGCGGATCGATGGGACTTTCATGGCAGGAAGGACTTGCAGTTGTCTTTGTATCCGGCATTCTTTTCGCCATCGTTGCGTTTACAAAGCTATCAGGCATTATCAGCGCTTCTATCCCAAATTCGCTGAAGGAAGCCATAACTGTTGGAATCGGTATTTTCCTTACATTTATTGGTCTCCAAAAAGGCGGAATTGTAACAGGCAGCGACACGACATTTGTGAAATTGGGCGATTTTACTGATCCCCATGTGATTGTCACACTGATCACTTTGCTTATTACGATTACTTTATTTGCACGAAACATTCCAGGCAATTTCTTAATCAGCATTCTGCTTGGTACAGCCATCGCTGCCGGATTTGGGTTAATTAATAACAGCACACAGGGTGCAGCATCTCAATTTTCAATCGGCGCATATTTTGAAGTATTTGGCGCGATGTCTTTTGAAAAAATAACGGATCTGGCCTTTTGGACAGCGACTTTCTCACTGACGATGGTCATCGTTTTTGAAAACATCGGACTTGTTCACGGACATGTTAACATGATTAACAGACCTGACAGATACAAAGGCTCGCTTCGGGCAAATGCGATATCTGCCATTACCGCAGGGCTATTCGGCACAAGTCCTACTGTCAGTACAGTGGAAACTGCGGCTGGAATTTCAGCAGGCGGCAGAACAGGCTTAACAGCGATAACAACCGGTTTGCTGTTTTTAAGTTCATTGTTCTTTTTGCCTTATATCAAAATGATTCCAGACAGTGCCATTGCGCCTATTCTAATTCTAATCGGCGGATTGATGATTCAGAATATCCAAAACATCGATTTAAAAGATTTTACGGAAAGCTTTCCAGCATTCCTGATTATCGCTCTCATTCCACTCACTTACAGCATTGTAGATGGAATGGCTTTTGGATTTATTGCTTACCCGATTTTAAAAATGGTCATGAAGCGTTCAAGAGAAGTAGCGCTGCCTTTATACGTTATCGCGTTACTGTTCCTTGCAAATTTCATTACACATACAATTTAG
- a CDS encoding MFS transporter, translating into MAQLEQQPDALKKHQRVWHLYFSLPILSWALYDFANTIFSSNITTIFFPFYLQEVIGENERLDQIASTFISYANAAASFFLVLFSPLFGVMIDRSGRKKRYIFPFTLIAVACTILMGIFAMTSFPQTIFGLPLVLVFVILLFIIAKFFYHSSLIFYDSMISDLGTQKEIPLISGFGVAVGYVGTLVGLTVYPFIGDSGYHHAFIPTAMMFLIFSLPLFLLVKEEPVSQDQKKSSFISGYKEIYQTFKDIQTHRAAFLFMIAYFFLNDAIATAITMMAIYSKAIVGFSSGEFILLYLVSTVASIAGSFIFGYITKYVGTKRSITAVALVLLIALAFAAFAFNPLMFWIAGCLFGAALGAMWVTSRTFIVELTPKEKRGQFFGLFAFSGKVSSIAGPLLYGTITLVLADYGDLASRIAIGSLMILALIGLVVHSFVPHENK; encoded by the coding sequence ATGGCGCAATTAGAACAGCAGCCTGATGCGTTAAAAAAACACCAGAGAGTGTGGCATCTTTATTTTTCCCTGCCCATCTTGTCATGGGCGCTGTATGATTTTGCAAACACAATCTTTTCTTCAAACATAACGACCATCTTTTTTCCTTTTTATCTGCAGGAAGTGATAGGTGAAAATGAACGCTTGGATCAAATTGCAAGCACATTTATTTCGTATGCAAATGCGGCTGCAAGCTTTTTCCTTGTTCTTTTTTCACCGCTGTTCGGTGTGATGATTGACAGATCTGGCAGAAAAAAACGATACATTTTTCCATTTACTCTTATTGCTGTTGCCTGCACTATTTTAATGGGGATCTTCGCAATGACAAGTTTTCCCCAGACCATATTTGGACTCCCCTTGGTATTAGTGTTTGTTATTTTGCTGTTTATCATTGCGAAATTTTTTTACCATTCAAGTTTGATTTTCTACGATTCAATGATCTCGGATTTAGGTACACAGAAAGAAATTCCTTTAATTTCAGGTTTTGGAGTTGCTGTGGGGTATGTTGGGACACTCGTTGGACTTACTGTGTATCCATTTATAGGAGACTCAGGCTATCATCATGCGTTCATACCGACAGCTATGATGTTTCTCATTTTTTCCCTTCCATTATTTCTATTAGTAAAAGAAGAGCCGGTTTCGCAGGATCAGAAAAAGTCCTCGTTCATAAGCGGCTATAAAGAAATTTATCAAACATTTAAAGATATCCAGACACACCGTGCGGCTTTTTTGTTCATGATTGCGTATTTCTTTTTAAACGATGCAATCGCTACAGCCATCACGATGATGGCAATTTATTCAAAAGCAATTGTCGGTTTTTCATCAGGCGAGTTTATTCTTCTCTATCTTGTCTCGACAGTCGCAAGCATTGCAGGTTCATTTATCTTTGGATATATTACGAAGTACGTTGGCACGAAAAGAAGCATTACGGCAGTCGCCCTTGTTCTCCTGATCGCTCTGGCATTTGCAGCGTTTGCTTTCAATCCGCTCATGTTCTGGATAGCTGGATGTTTATTTGGGGCAGCCCTTGGTGCAATGTGGGTCACATCGAGGACCTTTATAGTTGAACTGACTCCAAAGGAGAAGAGAGGCCAATTTTTTGGGCTGTTTGCTTTTTCCGGCAAAGTGTCATCTATTGCAGGACCGCTTCTGTACGGGACGATTACGCTGGTGCTTGCTGATTACGGTGATCTTGCAAGCCGAATTGCCATTGGATCTCTTATGATCCTTGCTTTAATCGGGCTTGTGGTTCATTCATTTGTTCCACATGAGAATAAGTAG
- a CDS encoding HD domain-containing protein yields MNLTDKAKRFAEGAHEGQVRRLDGGPYYTHVENTALILFKAGFREEVVAAGFLHDTVEDTETSIVQIRDIFGGDVASLVAFNTEDKSLTWEERKQHTILSASHAGIEEKAILAADKLDNLLSLLKEHRKHGDDIWRMFNRGKDKQAWYHRSISENLFKNLEPKEIPSFFFVYKRLVNEFFSE; encoded by the coding sequence ATGAATTTAACGGATAAAGCAAAACGTTTCGCAGAGGGAGCACATGAAGGGCAGGTCCGCAGGCTAGACGGGGGACCATACTACACCCACGTGGAAAACACAGCGCTTATTCTCTTTAAAGCAGGATTTAGGGAAGAGGTTGTTGCAGCTGGCTTTTTGCACGATACCGTGGAAGATACGGAAACATCAATAGTGCAAATCAGAGATATATTTGGCGGGGATGTAGCCTCTCTTGTTGCTTTTAATACCGAGGATAAATCACTGACTTGGGAAGAACGGAAGCAGCATACCATTCTGTCAGCCAGTCATGCGGGCATCGAGGAAAAAGCGATTTTAGCTGCAGATAAGCTGGACAATCTACTGAGCCTTCTGAAGGAACACAGAAAGCATGGCGATGATATCTGGAGAATGTTTAACCGCGGAAAAGACAAGCAGGCATGGTATCACCGTTCTATTTCTGAAAATCTTTTTAAGAACCTCGAACCAAAAGAGATCCCGAGTTTTTTCTTTGTTTACAAACGCCTTGTTAATGAGTTTTTCAGCGAATAA